A region of the Penicillium psychrofluorescens genome assembly, chromosome: 6 genome:
TTAATAAGACAACATCCGGCGGCCTGGAGACCGAGTGGGAACAGGACTTGCGGAAAAGGGAGAGTCCAAGAAGCGGTTTTGCTCATTACTGCCCAATCGGCAGCGACCAGTCGGACTATCCTCCATCTGAGGGGAGTGCTGGCCAAAGGCAAATGTCTGGGCGCGGTTCAGTTTGGATCTTTGCTTGACCTTGCCGAGGCCACGCTCGCACGCGAATTCGTGCTCCTTGGCGCTCATCTCGACGTAGTTCTGCGGGAAGCACAGAGCACGGTGCTCGGCAAAGAACGCACTGTAGCCACCATCCAAGATGTACAGATCCGGGTAAGTGAGATTGGGATACGAGTCCACGTTGACAGCCCGGTCATGGTGACGGATGaacttggccatgatgggtgCCCGATGCGCCGAGTATTCGCAGTGCAGGATTAAAGCCGTCCGCGGCTTGGCGGCCTGGAACAGCTCGCTggccagcttctccttgtcgttGTAGTTCAACGCTCCATTGATGTGGCCACCCTCATATTCGTACTCAAACCGACAGTCAATAACCATGATGTGGTCGAAGTGGTCGTTGAATTTTCCTTCCATAATCTCCAACAGAACACCCTTTTCGATGCGAGGCAGGGAGTCCGCCTTATCCTCGGGGATGAAGTATGGCAGCTTGCAGCTGGGCGAACTCTGGATGTCACTGATGGACTGAAGGGGTGCATTTGTAGGTACCTTGGCCTGTTTTTCTGCCATGACGTCCGCAGGGTGCTCGAACATGCTCAACGAGCGCCGGCACTGCTTGCGGGGTCGCATCAAGGGGTGTGAAGGCTTGCGGATGGAGTTGGGGGCGGGAGAGCCACTACTACGAGCATGCTGAAATGCTGGCCGAAGCCGTGGAGGTGCCAGATAGCTAGACGACTGGTTGCGAGAAGCCGCTCCTTCATGGGGAGGCGAGTCGCCAAACATGTCCTCCAGCGAAGTCGACGTGCTCAGCGAGGTCTTGCCTGCCGCGGTGCCAAATCGAAATGGGGGCGCCTTGCTCTCCGGCGAAGGCTCATTCATCCCCAGCTGGAAGGATTGGGCCTTGCTCCTGGCAAGGCTGGGCCGCGGGAAAGTAGGACGCTTTCGGCTGTAGGTTATGCACAGTTAGGCAAAGGATCCTCTTATTGATCAAGGGGATGTCTTACTCGAAAGGCTCCAGGGCTTCCATAGGCGAATCCAGCAGAGGACTGGCCACAGCCGACGTTACCGGCGACTCCATGGGGGTGCACTCCGGGGTGGGCGACTGCAGTCCGATCTCTGTAGTGATGATGTAGGCAGGTTTGTGCGGCAACGGAGACATTTCCATGACGTCCATAGCGGGAGccggtgatgaagatggcagcgGAGGAGTGGTCATGGCATTGTCTATTTATCGTCCTCAATCAATGTGCTGCCTAGCAGTCATATCAAAGAGATGTGCTTACCCCATCCATTGGCTTGTCCAAGCATATTCGAAGTGAACAAAGACCGTCGTGGCGTCGCTAATTGAGGACTAAAGATAGCATCAGCCATTGTCCACCCAATCCCACGAAACACAGGCAGCCACACGCACCTTTGATCAATGTGGAAGTTCTGGGACAAGTCCGCCGCCAAACTGGCCGTCGGAGAGGACCCCCGAATGGGCTTCATGCTGAAGTAATCCGGGCCAGACTTCTTCATGGACAGGTCCTTGAAGTTGAAGCTGTTGGCGGCGAATCCTCCCAACGACGGGTACGAGGTGGGACTATCGGTGCGAAAGTAGTGTCCAAACATGACCGAGGGAGGCTGCATAGCCGCCAACGGAGACGAGTGCTCCATGGTGATGTCGGAGATACAGTTGGGGGCGAATCACCGCTCCCAATGACCAAGCCAACGCTGTTCTACAAGACCGCGTATGTCCCAATCTCAAATTCTTCTGACACCAAGTAGACCAGAACGAACCCCAAGTCCCAGACCCTTCTACCGAAGAGTCTTGATCTCGCCAGGTGACGTCTAAAGGATCATGGCCAGGTCCGGGCGGAGAACAGGGATTGGTGACAGGAGGGGAAGGTCCGGTTCCTCAGGCGCTCACTCTCGCGGGGGGGGCCGAGAGCAAGGAAGGTGGgcgggaggcggagggtgaggtgggtgggagggagagttggtggtggaggaaaaAGGGTGGAGGAAGAACGAGGAACTTGGAACACCGCAAGAGGATAGTTaagagaagaatgaggaGAAcatggaagagaaaagacGTCGTGAAGCTGAAGGGATGGCTGTTGCAATGGCAACGCCCAGTGGGGAGGATCTCCAGATTACATACAATCGTCACGATCCGGTATGGTGGTACACGGTCGTGGTACTATTGAAGGTACCTGCCCGGCCTGCCTTTGCGTAGTAGAGCAGCAAGTACCTTAGCCCTAAATCCTGCCTGCCACCACTCCTGCTTGCCAGCTCCGATCCAGGCATGGATGACCGACTAGTGCCAGTCTCGACTATTGTGCACGCGCTTCCACCAGGGGTTGCAATGCCCACGATGTGGCCGgccctcccccctccctcccaccgTTGCCCGGACTCCCTTGCCGCCGTTGCTCACACTACGCGCAGCGCAGCAACGCAAAGCCTATCAGCGGCCGAGCTCGCCATTCTTGTCCGGGCTGACTGAGGAttccttccttcttggccatgtGCTCGCTGGCCCTTTCATCCATCCCTGGCTGCTCGATTTCTGGGGAAATCAGCGAGGGACTACTTCTGTCTGCAAGCCCTAACTGCCCTACCGGATCCTGTATGTACGTACAGTACATTATGGTAACCACGCACGAACTATAGTtacaaagaaagaagaaaagaaaaagaaaaatccaCCGCCTCAGCTCCGGAGCTGGGTCTCGTATccacccaaaagaaaaaatttGACTCGTTTCACAAACATCCCGTGCCGTCACCAAAGGAACCGGCCACCAGCTCAGCTGAAAAACACAGCGCCCAGATCGGAGCCTAGTAGCCGATTCTCCACTTGGGGGCTCCATCCAgcccaaagaaaaaagtttCCGTCAGAGGTCTCGGTCTTTTTGCTCATGCGAGTCACTCAAGGGATCAGCCAATGCAAGGTCCTGCTACGAGCAGAGCAAATGACAGCATGCGACAGGGTCCAGTAGTCGCTGCACCGCAGCGTCACTTCATTGAAAAAGCACGGTCCGGCTAGACAGCCAGACCACAATCCTCGGTCCACCCGAACGGGTATCGGGCCAGAAACCATTGAAAAAAATGAATGGAACAGAGCAACTCGGACCTGACGATCCCTCCCTTGGGGAAAAGACTGCCGGTAGAGGGGTCGATAAGGACCAAGGGGAAAATGACTATTTTTCGTTCACGCTCCGGGGCGCCACTGATTGGCCGCAAGGCATGTTCTATTCCTCCTGGATCTCTGCATCGGCAAGAACAAGTCAGTCATACTCCGTTGAGATCCATTCTGTTCATTATGATGATctcaaggagctggagcatTTCTAGAGAATAGCGCCGTCTTCTATCTAGTCGTTCACGTTAACAATGCACTCCGTAGCATCGAGGCATAGATTCCGATCCATTCTTGCGTACTAAGCCCAGCCGGCCGCTCTTTTGAGATCGCAATCGCAGAATAATGCGCCGTTGCCCTTACTTGCATTCCTGCGGATCAAGGGCGGAAGGAAGGCACGTTTCATTATCTCATTATTTGCGATGGAAGGGATGGAGCATCCCTGTCGTCGATGTTTTACCGGGTATTAATTCCTTGCCATCTCCAGAGCACAgaaagggggggggggttcAGCATGTCGTCTCGGTCTGACCCGAGGCGAGAAACCGAACCAGTTCACAGCCTTTCGTGTCTTTTGTCGACGGGATAAGGGTCTCGTGGTTGAGCACTGGCTTCCCGTGTGATTGGTATTGACGATGGGGGCCAAATCATCACAACAATGGAGCCTTGGCACCGCGTTTGATCTAGAGCCTCGACGTCACCGAGCAAGAAAAAGCCTCATTCAATTGAACCGGATGGCCAACATCATCGGCGCCCATGATCATGAGGGATGGACCGACCCGATCGAGGAGACTCCGACAAACCCACCGTTCGTTGACCGCGCCCTGTTGATCCCTGATCGTCCACCGCGGCCTCGGTAAACAAAGACTCCCAGTACCTATCGCACCCATGATAGTGGACGGGTCAGCTTATGCACCCCACAACTCGACTGCTGAGCCCCCATTACCCCTCCCGATCAGATGAAACGCGGGCTGTGTTGATCAGGCTTGGTCTGATATCCCCGAGGCTTGGAGGCATCAACAAGATTTCGGGTCCGGTACACCAGGAACCCGATCCACGCAGAACTGGTTTGTTGATCTTGGACGCGTCGAAACTGGCCAAAACTTGATCGAGCGTCCTGGTCCGTGGGGCTACGTCAGAAATGCATCACCGTGTTGCTGTCTGCCGTCTGTGCGGCGGGCTGGACGCCTTTAGACTCGTTGGACTCGTCCAAGGAACCAAGAGTCGTCCGCAAAGGAATCCTCCTCCCCACGCGTGCTCCGACTGTTTTGATAATTCCTCTTTGGGACGCTGGCTGCATCGCCTCGTTTCAGGGCACTGCACGCAAAGGTCTCTCGCTCGGCCAGCCCCGATCGTCTCCACTGATGATGTGATCCATCCGCCATGTGTTTGGCAAATCCACCAGTCAGCTCGCCCGTGCAGCCGAGCTGACCTGTTCGCACGCTGCGGGGTCTATCACATCTCGTGTCCTGGCTGATGTCAGATGTTGTGCCCTCTTGCGCGAACCTGTAAACAAACCGATGCGCGCGCGAGTCCCGTAATATCGCCTGTATTGGAATTACCCGTCCCCTCGGTCTGTCTGGCTCGGTGATTAGTCCAAATGCTAACAATAGGCC
Encoded here:
- a CDS encoding uncharacterized protein (ID:PFLUO_009271-T1.cds;~source:funannotate); protein product: MEHSSPLAAMQPPSVMFGHYFRTDSPTSYPSLGGFAANSFNFKDLSMKKSGPDYFSMKPIRGSSPTASLAADLSQNFHIDQSPQLATPRRSLFTSNMLGQANGWDNAMTTPPLPSSSPAPAMDVMEMSPLPHKPAYIITTEIGLQSPTPECTPMESPVTSAVASPLLDSPMEALEPFDRKRPTFPRPSLARSKAQSFQLGMNEPSPESKAPPFRFGTAAGKTSLSTSTSLEDMFGDSPPHEGAASRNQSSSYLAPPRLRPAFQHARSSGSPAPNSIRKPSHPLMRPRKQCRRSLSMFEHPADVMAEKQAKVPTNAPLQSISDIQSSPSCKLPYFIPEDKADSLPRIEKGVLLEIMEGKFNDHFDHIMVIDCRFEYEYEGGHINGALNYNDKEKLASELFQAAKPRTALILHCEYSAHRAPIMAKFIRHHDRAVNVDSYPNLTYPDLYILDGGYSAFFAEHRALCFPQNYVEMSAKEHEFACERGLGKVKQRSKLNRAQTFAFGQHSPQMEDSPTGRCRLGSNEQNRFLDSPFSASPVPTRSPGRRMLSY